One uncultured Fibrobacter sp. DNA segment encodes these proteins:
- a CDS encoding metal-dependent transcriptional regulator → MDHTKLTQSLEDYLEMVHMLRLANGLARVKDIAAALSVKMPSVAKAMVELKKMGLVRQEPYSGVELTEEGQRVAAMILNRHILLKGFLIKLGVSEAIADKDACCMEHILSAETLGKIEDFMKPADAISPAKKTKVVKNTK, encoded by the coding sequence TCAGAGTCTTGAAGACTATTTGGAAATGGTGCACATGCTGCGCCTCGCGAATGGACTTGCCCGCGTTAAGGACATTGCTGCGGCCCTTTCGGTGAAGATGCCGTCGGTAGCTAAGGCGATGGTCGAACTCAAGAAAATGGGCCTTGTAAGGCAGGAACCTTATAGCGGTGTGGAACTCACCGAAGAAGGGCAGCGCGTTGCGGCCATGATTCTGAACCGTCACATTCTCCTGAAGGGGTTCCTGATCAAGCTTGGCGTGTCCGAGGCGATTGCCGACAAGGACGCCTGCTGCATGGAACATATCTTATCGGCGGAAACGCTCGGAAAAATTGAAGATTTTATGAAGCCGGCAGATGCGATTTCTCCGGCGAAAAAAACGAAGGTTGTCAAAAACACAAAGTAA